From Bacteroidota bacterium, one genomic window encodes:
- a CDS encoding rhodanese-like domain-containing protein, whose protein sequence is MKMKISSRVFLSIIIVILGLLIAAVPEKDVKALKLNAQEMLDELKSGEQFIHPDQIASMIVEKDPSLLLIDVRTPAEFSKYSLPGAINIPFNDLLSDEWKDYIDQDTYLNVFYSNGNTKSNEAWLITKQLGYSNNYILLGGLNFWVETILNPAAPKNESPDEEFARYDFRKAASFALGGGGQIAPSTDGQAPKKPVIRKRKKKKGVKGGCS, encoded by the coding sequence ATGAAAATGAAAATAAGTTCCAGAGTTTTTTTATCAATAATAATTGTAATTCTTGGATTGTTGATAGCGGCTGTGCCAGAAAAAGATGTAAAAGCCTTAAAACTAAATGCACAGGAAATGTTAGATGAACTAAAAAGTGGAGAACAATTTATTCATCCAGATCAAATTGCAAGCATGATTGTTGAAAAAGATCCTTCACTTTTATTAATTGATGTACGCACACCAGCAGAATTCTCAAAATATTCTTTGCCAGGTGCAATCAATATTCCTTTTAACGATTTGCTGTCAGATGAATGGAAAGACTATATCGATCAGGATACCTATTTGAATGTTTTTTATTCTAATGGTAATACAAAATCGAATGAAGCATGGTTAATAACCAAACAGTTAGGATATTCAAACAATTATATTCTTCTCGGTGGTTTAAATTTTTGGGTTGAAACGATTCTCAATCCAGCCGCCCCAAAAAATGAAAGTCCTGATGAAGAATTTGCAAGATACGATTTCCGAAAAGCAGCAAGTTTTGCGCTTGGTGGAGGCGGACAAATTGCTCCATCAACCGATGGACAAGCCCCCAAAAAGCCTGTGATTAGAAAACGCAAAAAGAAGAAAGGAGTGAAGGGAGGCTGTTCATAA
- a CDS encoding PASTA domain-containing protein, producing the protein MKFLKFLISKAFFKNVLFITIISFVIVYGTLFFLDIFTLHGKSNPVPDFYGLSLYEVDSLTFENDLQYEIIDSVYNINEEKGVVLDQNPKPNFHVKRNRTIFLTINAFFPERVKVPDLVGISLRDAKAKLESFGLKINRIIDKPDLANNNVLGQKMNGMDILPGEIVEKGSKIDLIVGKITDKKTYSPSLISLSVDQAKIILDRAELNLGAIVYEASIENDIDSAKARIWKQVPSPSSKNVIRLGGSIDVWLKTIDSEPEQEETESL; encoded by the coding sequence ATGAAGTTTCTTAAATTCTTGATTAGCAAGGCATTTTTTAAAAATGTTTTGTTCATTACAATAATTTCTTTTGTCATTGTTTACGGAACTTTGTTTTTCCTTGATATATTTACTCTACATGGAAAAAGCAATCCTGTACCTGATTTTTACGGATTGTCGTTGTACGAAGTTGATAGTTTGACTTTTGAAAACGATTTGCAATACGAAATAATAGACTCTGTTTATAATATCAACGAAGAAAAAGGAGTAGTTTTAGATCAAAATCCTAAACCAAATTTTCATGTAAAAAGAAACAGAACTATTTTTCTAACTATCAATGCTTTTTTTCCCGAAAGGGTGAAAGTGCCCGACCTTGTTGGAATTTCTTTGCGTGATGCAAAAGCCAAACTCGAAAGTTTTGGACTAAAAATAAATAGGATAATTGATAAGCCCGATTTGGCAAATAATAATGTTTTAGGTCAAAAAATGAATGGCATGGATATTCTCCCGGGCGAAATTGTTGAAAAGGGATCGAAAATAGATTTGATAGTCGGAAAAATCACAGATAAAAAAACATACTCGCCAAGCCTCATATCATTATCAGTTGATCAGGCTAAAATTATTTTAGATAGAGCAGAACTAAATCTTGGTGCAATTGTGTATGAAGCCTCAATCGAAAACGATATTGATTCTGCAAAAGCAAGAATATGGAAACAAGTACCTTCGCCCAGTAGCAAAAATGTTATCAGACTGGGAGGTTCAATTGATGTTTGGCTAAAAACAATAGATTCTGAGCCGGAACAAGAAGAAACTGAAAGTTTATAA